CACCGGATCCGCTTTCCGTTCTTCCTCCCGAAAGCGCCTCCGGGGCCAGTGTGACCCACGACGCGGTGGTCGTGCTGCTCTCTGCGGACGGACGGGTCGCGATCCGTGGTGAGGAAATCCCGCTGGACGCCCTCGCTTCCGAGGTGGAAGAGCGACTGGCGGACGAGCTTTCGTTGGGAGTGCAACTCGAGGCGGATCGTGGCGCCTCGTCGCGGATGCTCCTCGACGTCCTGGATTCGCTGCGCGAGATAGGGATCGAGCGGGTCGTGATCCGCACCAGGCGGGCCGCGGAGCCCTGATGGAGATCCTCCCCCGGCATTGGGCCGTGGCTCTTGGCCTGGCCGCCCTTCTCCATCTGGGCGCT
This region of bacterium genomic DNA includes:
- a CDS encoding biopolymer transporter ExbD, which produces MRFETPSRSEPADESMIPLVNVVFLLLIFFVLTGTLTPPDPLSVLPPESASGASVTHDAVVVLLSADGRVAIRGEEIPLDALASEVEERLADELSLGVQLEADRGASSRMLLDVLDSLREIGIERVVIRTRRAAEP